attttcttcaacatgGTCATATGATGATGCTGAAGTAAATCTCAATCTATAAAGTGTCTTTGTTTGGTCTAATAaattgaaattcaaattgaTTGGCAGATCCACATCTAATCTAACGCTTACCTGTTCTAGCGTGAGGAACATAATCACATTCCAGGTTCCTAGCCGCCCAAAATTTGGCAAGAAACCCTTGTAAAAAGCAAGAGGACCCTGCAGACAACAAATAATGTAAGTTGAATATGATTATCATCTAACAAAAAAGATGAGTTTGATTGTTGATCCTTTGTTAATTCCAGATGTTGAACGTATAAAGCTCAATGATGGTAAGAAGTTAGAAAACTTGGATATAAAAATGGAAGGTACAGAAGATGACATACATCAGTCTTTAAAGTTTTGATGAAACAGTCAAGTGTGCTTTTGTAAGAAGGATCACCCATCATTCTCGACTTAACCTGAAAAGAATAAAGAAATAGTGATTGATAAAAGCTAATTTACTGCATAGCTTTGAAATAAGGACATGCActactaataaaaaataaaagaggcagGCAACTGGGACACCTACCATCGATTTTAATCAAGTTTCTGCATAGTGTGTGTTTACCTGACTGGATTCAGAAGGACTATGTATGTTTTCACTATATCGATACTCTTGTACAGACTATAACTTGAACAAGATTACAAGTACAAGGAAAGTCATGTGTCCCATTTCAGGCTCAGGGGAAATTTTAGGGAAATGGAAGAGTGATCATAGAAGCAGACTATCACTCGTGTAAGATGGACTAAAATAGTCTCATCCTTCTAATTTTCCCATTTTCCATTTAAACAGTCCCGTATATTTTCAAACTTAATTTGACACGCTCTTTGCAATGATAAATATGAAATCATGCATCCTCAGTAATATGGTCCATTAAGTGTCCATGATGCAAAAATATGTCATAAATTAACTACCGAGGAATTCCAAACACAAGTAATTATTTCTGAAGTTGAGAAACGTTACCACATCAACTGGTGAGCCAATACAGACAGCAAAGAAACCTGCCCCCAGACCAGCGAAAAGATGTGTAACAACATTGTCTGTAAACCCTGGTAATTTCAAAATCGACTGCATTGAAATAATATAATTCAGAAACAGAACAAACATTGTACTAAAAAAGACAAGAGAAGACATCTACAGCAAAGAAGGTACCTCCTTCACTTGATCATAGCTAGCTAGCTCAGCAGCATTTATAATAGCATTTCTTGCTATATTGGGTCCAATTCCAGTCCATAGAGCCCCAAAGCCCTCCTAAAAATCAGAAACAAATTGGACAAAAAGGTCTaattagaaaacaaataaaTCTATATGGAGACAAACTGCCCGTTTGTGAATGAGGCTCAAATAGCCAACCTGTCTAACTATGGTGGAATAAGCATTCAATGCTCCAGAATAGCGTCTTGGCACCCCAGGGGGAAGCTTTCCTTCAGATTGAAGTCTAACTTTTACAAGATCAGTTGGATTTGCAACTGTAATTGCCAGAGCACCTATTTCGAAGATGATCATCCACATGACAAAGttcaaacaaaagaaaaaaattacaagagAGTTCAACGTGAAGTGTACTCGCATACAGTTACTTaggaaataaaaaatcaacttctgATTGGATTGGAATATAAATACCCACTATAGAAAAGACTGTAAAAATGCAGTTAAAAATTTCATTgcctataaaataatttttttataaacgtCTAAATCTGCTCACCAGTTGTCAATGCAGCAAGAATTTTCTTAGTTAAAGGAACATCTCCAACAAAGTCTTGTCCTACATATAAGGTCTTAACCTGTCAAGCCCACAGTTCACATGATGGAATCAGATATCAACAagcatttaaataaataaaagttcatAAAATTGTGAAGAGAACATCAAAAACCTACAGGATCATATAATCCAACTCTTAAGCCCCCATATATACATTGACGATGCAACCCAGGTATAATTCCTTTCCATAGTGCTAATAGACCTTCTTCCCTGGCAATGGTGCCAACTGTTCCCAGCAGACCCTTGTACTTTGGTAAGGCCATTCCATCAACGGCTTTCTTTTGGAGCTGAAGCCTAACTTTAGCAGTGTCCAAGGGAATACTAACAATCTGCATCAAGTTCAAATATAGATTGAAAACTAGAAAGGCTACGAATAACAGAAGTTGTGTGAACAATCAAAACATATGTGGAAGACAGTTATGTCAATCAGATCTTAACTGGTTGTTCAAATTTTCAGCAAGGAACTAGGCTAACATTagaattaagatttttttcttctttttcaagTTTACAGCTTTGCAACTAGTAAACTTCAACAACAAACAGTCATTCAATCAGACCAAAATACAGTTTTATCTTAAACCCTTATAAAAATGCAGATTTGCCAAGGCCATTTTCCATCAAACTGAAAAGAATTGagtttcaatttcaaaaaaaaacaaaaaaaggtcATTTCCCATCAAAACTTCATTATTTCCAAGACCAACAAATTTGTAAGAACTGTGATATACATTAATTAACACACAGATCATCTCACAGCAGGTACTAAAAACAACCCCAGCTTATATTCATGGTAATTCATAACCGAATTCTCATATAATATGCTTCAATCAATTCACAAAATTTTGACAACCCAAAAATCTTATTCCACTCACAAGTTACGGAAACTGGGTTCTTCACAAATACCAGTACATAAAGAAGAAAGTCGTTGACTTTGAAAATTTTCCCGGGAAGCACAGAACCAAAAACAAGAGCAAGTAGGAAGTAGTAGatcaaaagaaagaaatttgAACAAATGAAGAGAATGCGATCGCAATTTCTATTGAGATGTTGAAAGTTGATTACCTCGGCCGTACAAGCTGCGAAAGCGCTACTGGCAAAGGTTCCAGCGAAAGAAATGTTGGATTTGGGACCGTGATCAGCCACCATTTTTGAAGGAGAGAGAATGAGGTTGTTAAACTCACAAGAATCAAAAATCAATGAAAGAAGCAGTGAGAGAGGAAGAAAATGACTAGGGCTGTATATATATAGGCAAATTGAGTTTCGAACAACTTGATTCTCGGGAATTGGCACCCTCCAAATCGAAGGTTGCAAAATTTGTTCTCACTTTTTCTTAAATCAAAAAAATGGTGAATAcgttgtaaaaaaaaaacacaatggcaaatttttgtcaaaagagaaaaaaaaatgtgggtTTATTACTTTTGAATATTGTTTTCGGTAGTTGATAAATGCTAATTAGAGTCTCCTATTACAATCTTTTACTTAATTTTTACTTTCGAAATTACatgccaaaatattttttttttttaattttttttcatagcagtattcgttatagttacagtatcatccctgtaaatttttgaaaaatttcgaatagtttacagtaccgAAAATAGAGTTCCTGATATTCCAGTTTACCACTCGCATTTaaaaaacttcaaacgtattttcgacattgtaaattattcgaaaattttcaaaaatttacagggatgatgttgtaagcataacgaacacccccgtgaaaaaaaaaattgaaaaataatattccGACATGTGTTTTTGGATGTGAAAGTTGACTAATAGATTATAACATGAGATTAACGGTAACACtgcgaaattaatttaagagcATTGCGAAATATTTATAGTGTCTAACATTACCTTCaagtattattttatcattagctaataattttttataatatttattaaagtaaaataaatggATTCGCTATTAAAATATATCAATAGTAATATTATATCTCACAAAAGTGTTAAATACTAATAATTATAAGATGTTACTAACTAATTACATGACATTACTTATAAGTGGTGTTCGACATCATTGATActcaataacaatattatttatttattttaataaaaaaaatcattagaaaaattgaaaaccttattaattaaaaaagatgCTTAATATTTTAACATTAGGAATGAGCATTCAAACtttgaaaataatattacaactaCGCCTATAATTATTTGttgaatttatataaaaaattaagtttgaattattttttgaaaataagaaatttatagataaaaaaaactaGAACATAACAGTTAAACGTTATAATCATTACAGATAATACTATCTAGAATAGAAGACAAATTAACTAAACCAATAACACCCTTAGCAAATGTCAACTTAACCACATTATGAGCTGCAAAGTTATAAGTTCTtaagataaaagaaaaattacaacttaACAAACGAGTCGAGAGCAATTTACATTGATGCATATAATTATCAATACCCCAAGTGGAGAAGGCTCCCTTTAGTGTCTTGATAATCATTTTCGAGTCACTCTTTACCACAAAAAGATACTTTAACGAAACCTCCCTCCAAAGCCAACAGGCAAGCCACTGCTTCATCAATCAAGGGGTCAGTAAAGTTGAGCATGTTCAACGCCACCTACAAATCCGTCCCAAGGTGATCCCTAGTTAAAGCCACTGCATATATAGAACCAACACTAACTTTAACATCACAGTTGATTTTGATCCAATCTTCCAGAAGAGACCAAAAGGGGGCCGCAATAGCCCTCAACGAGGCAAACAAATAAGAACTATAATATGTGTAACTAATGGAGATGTTGTCAATATAATGCTATGAcattacttaaaaaattattgtgTATCTTGTCATTTTAAGCTTGCCAGATCGTGTCAACTACAATTGAAGCATAAAAAAATAGTCTATCAACATCCACTTCTCTAGACTTCTAgtctttttattaatatatttattttggtattcaaaatttgtttggttattatattttttataatggtgtatatttgttaatttttaaaaaaaattaaatgatttatagtataaaaaataaagtttaaatattttattgctcgtttaatttttttttttttttttcatttatgcacggtaattttatttttagtgttATAAACAGaaaaattctgtaaaaataacCAATATGTAAATTTTCCAAAACAATATTGAacaatgttttttttaatcgTTTTGACTTCAATTGGTCAATTATGATAAAGATGTTTGATTGTATGAGTATTTTGGAGGTGGtatttgattttttgttttttataaataaaataacaactaTGTTTAACATGTGTATTTGAACTTATTTACTTGAATTCTTAATAGAATAGATAGGAATGCAGCTGACGTGGACAAGGAACAACTCAAGAGGAGTTGTAGAAGAAAGCAAGAGCCAGCCTTTATGGAATTAATGTGTCCTAAATGCTAAATGcattattattttcttcttaAACTGAAATGGAATGCTTATCTACTATTCCTATACTCACCAAGTCGTGTGTCCAATCAAAACCATCAtgcatatttaaaaatttagttttccaaagaaaaattaatttggAGTATGAGAACTATACACACAACAAAAATTGCAGTATTTAAAAATGGAGTTTGGAAGAAAGAAAGTCAAAAGGATTGTGCTGCTTACTATGGCAACACGTCAAGTAGAGGAAAtcataattttattgtttttacttttaattaatattgtttTCAATACAATAACACTCACAATATTTTCTACTCCcgttatataaataattaataaaatatatttttgaaaaaatgtaTAGGATATCCTAAAATAGTTGTTTTGATCGGTATTTAAAAgagttttttagtttaattatttttttataattgtgtatattgtacttatttaaaattactaataaatttaaaacatttCTAAAtagtttatgttttttttttgctaagaaCTAAATAGTTTATGTCGATCAAGAGTTTCGACAATTCCTAAATCTTAAATTAAGAACTATACAGTTTATATTCATCCTTTATCAACATAATGCTGAATATGCTTGTCGCGTGTCATATAACATCATGTCATGTCGTCAGGGCGATTTTCGCAATAACATTTACCCCTAAGTTTGTGTAGAGACTTCCGGTTGCACGAGAATTTTCTAGCTTCTTCCTTTGCCTAGTCAGGCGACGCGTGGCTTTACTCAGATGATCTATCCTGTATAGATGTCATGTTTATAGGAAATAAATCTCTTGTCTTCCCGAATCTTTGGAGTTTTTCTTCCAATACAATCACTATACCGATCGACTAGCTCGACAGTGACAGTTTTGACCATCACCTTCTAGAGTCGGAAAGAGattgaaaacaattttttttcggTCCTGGTAGACTTCTATGTTAAGGAGAAATTTGAAAAGAGGCAAAAAGAAGTTAGAGAGAATATTGGTGAAGCTGCTGGCAGGAGTGTCGAGCAGATTCTGTTGTTCGGCCTTAATGGCCATGTACAATTTAACCGAACAAGcgacttttttattatttaacctCAACAACCTTATACAACTTTTTTGCTTAGATTTTTTTTCGGTGCAACAACCAAAGTCTTTGTCTAATAAAAATTGTATTATCTCATTctccatcagagaaaataccaATAGTGTATTCTCTCCTTATTTCTTTCTAATTACAACACTACATGTATTATGTATGCATATATCATCATTATTTCTTTTCAAAAGTAATATGGGAATAAAAGTCTTAATATCAAAGTATTGAAGAATGGGAATGAGATTCTCACATCATATACTATACACTATGAGAATTCATTCTTGGTGGGTAAAAGTGCCATTTAGTGTCATAAAGGGTAGTTGGAGAATTGTATTTTACATAAATCAGCCAAGGAAAGATTTGCTGAACAAAGCTATTACATTATGCCATCTTGAATGATGTTATATATCAAAGATGTGTATgggtgacaattttttttttttttggtgagagGTGCCTAATGGACTTTGTATAAGAGATAAAAAGAATCATACTGACCAAAGTGAAGATGCTGTGATTGGTAACTTTGAAAGAAAAGTAAAACAATTACCATAAGATTGGGAATATAGTGAGAATCCTAATGGACCACTTGTTTGGCCAGTGGGCTGATCAAGGTTCCAACTTCTAGCTACCCTATATGAGATTTAAAACCCCAATAAATGAGTGTAcattatgaaaataaacttttatGTAAGGTCAAAAACTTGGTATACTTCTTTGCCATGTGAGTGATAATTCTAAGGTACCATTTCCCATTATACATATCCACACCACAAGTAAACATGCCACTGAAGTTTGATTTGACAAGATTTCCATCTAAGAAAATTTAGACTTGATATTGAAGAGAATAATGTGAAATTAAAGTATAACTGATCAAGCAAATACAATCAACTATAATTTGGATTTAGTAGTACAATATGCAGTTCATGCTTGTCTATTTCTGATGAAGCAGGCTAGTATTCATTCCCTGCCTATAAATATTTAAAGGGTATAATTTTCTATTGTTGATTTCCTAGTTTTGGATTTCATTCCAGCAACTACAATAGATTTAGTGGTAGAAgcaataccatataattttgTGTTCTCTTGTTAAATAAACTACAAAATTATATCATTGTTTGTCCAAACAATAAGCAAATTAAAGTATAGACTGAATGAATGAATACTGTCGTGTGCTTTGCAGCCTCCTCCTCATGCCACTATGAAAGCGCTGGAAGAACCTGTGAAATGGCGGATTGACCCAAGAAGCGCTTTAGAAGCACCAAAATGGGTTATCCTGTATACACCCGAAGCTGCAGATTCTGGGATCCTCCATTCTATGGTTGCATAGCTCTGAGGACTAAGTTTCTTGGGTCTTAACCACTTGAATCGAAGGCTAAAGTCATCGTCGTCATAGGCTGGAATCCATGTCATGTGATCCTGCAGATACTCAACCAGTGCGAATGTGCCCTCAGTCATGACGTCGTTCCTGGGACAAGCAGACCAGAAAGTGACTGAAACCATGTCACCCTTCTTGAAAGTGGACTTTGGAGGGACATCAGTTTTAACATCTCCAAAGTTCACACCAGCAGGAGTCATGTCCACAATAACTGGAGGCAGTAAGCTGATTTGTTTTTCGAGGAGGTTTGGAGGTTGTGGCCCTGGTTCAGTGGTTTGTCCACCAATTAGAGCTGAGGCTAGCTTTTTGAACTCTTCAATGTAAGCCTCAAGTGTGTGTGGTCCAAAAAGAGTGGAGGCTCCCTAAAATTTAGAATACTGATCAGAATGGAGAAGTGGAATTCATTAAATTCAGGCTAACAAATTCAGTAACTCGAAAATAGTATAATTCGTTATAAGCTATAATTCTTGTGAAATAGTTAATGCAGACCTCATATCTCTGGACCTGGTACTCCTCAAAGGTTGTAACATACTGTGAATATGTATTAGTCAGCCCTGCTATGACTACATGGATATTTCTGTCGAATTCACCTTTTCCTTCAGAAATAAGCACAGTTTTGACAGCCTCACGAAGGCGCCTGCCAGCCATGGTTGTGAACTCTGAAGGAAATATTTGTTAGATGCGCATGATGAAAGAATCTAGAAAGCCATTGAAAAAGAAAGCAATGGAAATGAGTAATAAAGAAACGAAACAGTTTCATATGCATAACAGTTacgctaattagtatttttaccccctaaactttaacatataccaaatcatgtcccctgaacttttttagccgttaaaaattcttcctgaactattgaaattgttagatttaaaaatttttgtctaattttattcaattttactatttcagtgattgtttatgtactaaactatgctccccagactcctcgaactttgacatgtactaaatcatgcaccctgaactttcattcatgttagattttttttactaaaattgaacaaaagtccttaaaaacaatctcaatagtttagggggcATTTATAACGACATTAAAAGTTCAGGttgcatgatttggtacatgtcaaagttaaaagggcaaaaatcctaattagtctAACAATTATAATAGTGTTCATTTCTATTACATTGTTTTGAATTACTAATGCTATATGTAATCTTCTACCTGCAGGTACACTCAGAACAACAAGTTGCCCAATCTgcaaaatctgaactggaactaTTGAAGGCTGCAAAATCAGTTCATGACATAAGTTTGAGCAGCAACATCAAATCCCTCGTATTcaaataaattgcaacaaatatcatttcaaagCGCTACTAATTAACTATGTTAAATCTTTTCGTGATCAAAAGAATAAAACCATTAAATGTAGATAAACATCTTCTGCATGCAATAAATAGAATGTAACAATTCATGATAGTAAAAGTTATTGCATattaaagtgaaaaaaaaaatagacaataAGTTACTAACAGCCCAATCATACGGCTGCTTCATTTCCCCAGTATCAAGAAGAACAGGCTTTGGATGCTGACATTTGATTTGCTCTTGTGTTGGTGTTCTCAGCACATTTCTAACCAATCTCCAGAAGGCATTTCCCTAAAAAAACAACCAATATAAACATCAGAAATAACTAATCAAATTTGATCATTAAGGATGGATTTATATAAAGATGAGATGACACAAACATGAAGCACCATAAAATTTTTACTTGATCATCTCCTTGCTTGAAATCAAAAGCTCCCGGCCCGTCAGTGGTTCCTGCTGCAAATGCAAAGCCCAATGCAGCAGGGCATGTTTCAACCATCTTAATGCTCCCTCCTGCTTGAGGAATCGAAAGCTTTAGTTTGGAAAAGTCTATGTATGCATGACGGTATCTAATCTTTCCTTTGAGCTTCTCAGTTGCTTTGTCAAAAAGCTCTACTGCTTTTCTGAATTGCCTTTCTCCAATTATCCGAGTACTCTCGAACTCATCAGGGTATCTGCAAAATGAAGATGAAATATGGTTTCTAAGCCATTTATAAATAGAATACTAACAAATAACATGCTTGTAAAAGTTTCTAGAAACCAGAAAAGAATGTATGTACCCTGGACCACGTCCGTAGCATAGTTCATTTTTGCCATTGCAGGTACTGTGATCAAAATCACATGGCAATCCAGTATCGTTGCAAAATGCACCAAGAACATTGGGGCTTACATCACCACAATTCGATTGGCAAAATGCAGATACAAATTGAGGCCTGTCAGGCTTCCTTAAAGCACTCCTTACCCTCTTAGAAGAACTCAAAAGCCTTGTCACAGGTTGTCCTTGGGAAGACTGAAATGAATCAGCAAGTTTCATTAATTCATTACCTGTATTGAAAGAATATATACTTGTTATGAAGGAGACACCATTTTCCATTGTCAATAGAAATAAAGGCATGTTAAGTCCATACATTCCATAAAATTGACTGGAATAGAGCACTTACTATCTATGTTGGAATCCTGAAATAAACTTGAGACCCTTCTTGGGACACTATCAATTCCTGACTCATTGAAGTTCAGATTTTTAGAAGTTCTCTGTTCAAACCAATCCTCCATAAATCGAGCTGCAGCTCCTTTATTATCACCGCTTATTAACGAGTTTGTACGGCTCATGGAAGTTCCATGAGTTGCAAACCAGTTAAAGCTACCTACTGGGCCCCAATAACTATCAACAAACTTTATCAAAGTCATCTCTTTATCAACATCATACTTGTATCTACTTCGCTCAGCTGCAGGATTATTGAGATAAGAACTAGGACTTCGGCTCACACCAGCATCTAAGAGCTCTCCTGTTATACAATACaagaaaacattaaaaaaacctTTCAATGTCAAATCTAAACTATCTATCCACAGATGAAATGCACCTTCACAAATCACAGACTCATAACCtatgtaattattatatttcattGGCCAATGTTTGTATCATTATTCCTATTACTTACCTTTGTTCACAAATATTGATCCTGATCGAAGATTCTCATGAGCTTGTACAATACTTTTCTCAATTCCATCAACAATAACATCAAACGACTGACGAACAAACCCAAGAGATGTAACAATGTACACAACATATTGAAGATAGCCTCCAGGGCCAGCATGAGTGTGAATACCACTAATGGCAACATTTTGTTCTGTATAAAGATCCCCATATCTGAAACAAAGATTATAACACCACTCATCAAGAAAGAAACAAAAGGTAATGATCCCCATATTATATAATCAAATTTGTTTTACCTTGCTTTTAATCTCTCAAGTACTTTGATAGTAACAATTTGGGAAGCCATACAAGCATCGAGATTAACAAAAACTACACGATTTCCCTTTGGCTCTGCAACAATGAATGTTCGAGCACGCAATCTGAAGTGAACCCCAGATGCAATTTGCTCTAGATTAGCATATCCCATCATATTCACATCTGCAGCTGGCCCTGTTATGTCATAGCTTCCAAGACCAATCATATAGGAGGAAGGTGAAGAACCCCCTTCAGAAATGGGTAGTGAAAATGCCAGAATAACTGTGATGAACCAAACAACTCTAGATGCAAAATTCTTCATCTTCATTTCCTgggaaaaaaaacacaaaatttcTTTTCAATTCACTTAATGGATATAAAAAAAGATTTGAACTTTAAGATAAATCAGATATCCCAAAAACAAGAAATACAAGACCAATGTGATACTACTAactttcagcaaaaaaaaaaaaataattgtgatccTACTTgggaaaataaacaaaatttaacATTCCATATATgagttttattaaaataaaataaaaaaaaaaataaaaagaaaaaaaaagaaaaaaagaaaaacagggTATTCACAAACTCAAAATTGAATCAACCAGTATTTCACTTTCACATCCCCagttttctcaatatttatatCTATACACACATACACATTATGAAACACATGAACACTGAAAGTGAGAAACAAAAGaaaaggagagagagaaaggaacAGAATTTAGAATGTGGAAGTACGTACCCTATAAAAGTAGGGCATTTAAGCTCAAGATTCTGAAAAAGGAAAAACTCAAACCATGTTAAGCATAGCTATTTTTGTTTAGATGAGGTTGTTAAGAGAAATATAAATACAGGGTGAGAGAAAGAGTGAGTGAGAGAGTGTGAGAAGATGACCATTTACTTgtcttttttttacaaaaacgtAAGAAAGGTCATTACTTGTGGGGTCTGCAAAGAAAAAGGAAGCTACTATAATGTGTACAAAAGCAAAACACACACTGTCATAATCATAAATGCATACATAACTGTATGGGCTGTAGTTGTTGATGGAAAGCACGGCAACGGCAACGGCAACTTAACCAACCAACCATCAACTCTAAACGGTGCGTTGCATATCAACAAAAGAgaagctaaaaaaaataaaaaagcacaAGCAATATGGCTCCCATTGTTAATATATAGAAAGATAATGAGCCAAAGTCAAAAAAACACTTgtgatttgaaaatagtaaattaaAAAGAGCCACTAGAAGTtcaaaaatattagaatttaaGATAAGTTAAATGAAATTCTATCTTAAAATCAATTGACAATGAAAGGAGTAGTTCATTCTTcttgtatattttattattttttcacatATTAACAATGTGAGATtctctaacaaaaaaaaaaagtagagtaAAAAAGAGCCACATGATCGGGGATAGTgagcccaaaaaaaaaatcgtttgTGATCGAATTGTCCAAAATaacacattgctaatgtgtagATAAattagaacatatataaataagatttatGGACTATTTCCCCCAATACCTAAGTGATAGGGATCATTAATTAGAACAAAATAAGTGCAACTACACATGTCATtacttatataaaatatagGTTTGAAAGGCTTGAAAACAAAgatatgttttttttcttttggtattAGCTCATtattgcaaaatccaagtggtGCTCCactaagaaagaaagaagtCAGTTGTTCACACTTGGCCACAGCCACAGCTAAGGtaagtgaatgagtgagtgaaTTAATGGGCAACACTTAGAAGCAGTCGGCCAAGAACAAGAAGAGCCCACCAATCCATTCACACTTAACACATTTTTTTCTCTTCGTGAATAGAATAGAATACTAAA
This region of Cannabis sativa cultivar Pink pepper isolate KNU-18-1 chromosome 7, ASM2916894v1, whole genome shotgun sequence genomic DNA includes:
- the LOC115697349 gene encoding mitochondrial uncoupling protein 1; translation: MVADHGPKSNISFAGTFASSAFAACTAEIVSIPLDTAKVRLQLQKKAVDGMALPKYKGLLGTVGTIAREEGLLALWKGIIPGLHRQCIYGGLRVGLYDPVKTLYVGQDFVGDVPLTKKILAALTTGALAITVANPTDLVKVRLQSEGKLPPGVPRRYSGALNAYSTIVRQEGFGALWTGIGPNIARNAIINAAELASYDQVKESILKLPGFTDNVVTHLFAGLGAGFFAVCIGSPVDVVKSRMMGDPSYKSTLDCFIKTLKTDGPLAFYKGFLPNFGRLGTWNVIMFLTLEQAKKLFKKD
- the LOC115697518 gene encoding neutral ceramidase 2 → MPYFYREMKMKNFASRVVWFITVILAFSLPISEGGSSPSSYMIGLGSYDITGPAADVNMMGYANLEQIASGVHFRLRARTFIVAEPKGNRVVFVNLDACMASQIVTIKVLERLKARYGDLYTEQNVAISGIHTHAGPGGYLQYVVYIVTSLGFVRQSFDVIVDGIEKSIVQAHENLRSGSIFVNKGELLDAGVSRSPSSYLNNPAAERSRYKYDVDKEMTLIKFVDSYWGPVGSFNWFATHGTSMSRTNSLISGDNKGAAARFMEDWFEQRTSKNLNFNESGIDSVPRRVSSLFQDSNIDSNELMKLADSFQSSQGQPVTRLLSSSKRVRSALRKPDRPQFVSAFCQSNCGDVSPNVLGAFCNDTGLPCDFDHSTCNGKNELCYGRGPGYPDEFESTRIIGERQFRKAVELFDKATEKLKGKIRYRHAYIDFSKLKLSIPQAGGSIKMVETCPAALGFAFAAGTTDGPGAFDFKQGDDQGNAFWRLVRNVLRTPTQEQIKCQHPKPVLLDTGEMKQPYDWAPSIVPVQILQIGQLVVLSVPAEFTTMAGRRLREAVKTVLISEGKGEFDRNIHVVIAGLTNTYSQYVTTFEEYQVQRYEGASTLFGPHTLEAYIEEFKKLASALIGGQTTEPGPQPPNLLEKQISLLPPVIVDMTPAGVNFGDVKTDVPPKSTFKKGDMVSVTFWSACPRNDVMTEGTFALVEYLQDHMTWIPAYDDDDFSLRFKWLRPKKLSPQSYATIEWRIPESAASGVYRITHFGASKALLGSIRHFTGSSSAFIVA